The Haloferax volcanii DS2 DNA segment CCGAACCTGCTTTCGGACCGCCAGGGCCACACCGAACTCGGCCTCGCCTTGGCCGACGAGGCGGGTATCTCGCCCGCGGTCGTCGTCTGCGAGATGCTCGACGACGAGACCGGCGCGGCGCTCCCGAAAGACGCCGCCCGCGACTACGCCGACCGACACGGCTTCGCCTTCGTCGACGGCGACGGCCTCATCGACGAACTCGTCTGAGCGACCGAGGGGTCGCCCGGATTCACCTTCTCACGCGCGCCCGTCGCGCCACGACCACGTCGGCTCCCACCCGAGCAGTCGCTTCGCCTTCTCGGTCGAGACGAGCGCTTCGTGGCCCGAAAGCGACTCTCGGGTCTCCGCGTCGGGGTAGACCTCGCTGGCGAGCGTCGCAGATTCGACGGTCGTCGAGGTGTCGGCGGCCGCGGCCCAGAACACCTCGTGGCCCGCGAAGTCTGCTTCGAGCGCCCGGCGGACGAGTCGCGCGGCGTCCTCTCTGCCGAGGTACGAAAACAGCGTGTTGCGCGCGGTGTGGAAGTGCCCGGCGTCCCGAAGTCCCGACAGCGAGCGGTCGGCCTCGGCGAACGTTTGTCTCCCCTCCTCCTCGCTCGGCATCCACGGAAATCGGAGGCTGGCGACCGTCTCGGGTGCGTCGGCGCGGCGGACGAACCCCGCGGCGGTCTGTTCTGCGACGTACTTCCCGAGGCCGTAGGGGTTCGAGGGCGTCGCGCGGTGGCTCTCGTCCACCGGGAGGAAGTCGATTCGAGCGGGGTCGGGTTCGAAGCTTCCGCCGATGGCGCTCATGCTGGAGGCGACGACCACGCGGTCGATGCCGAGCGCGGCGGCGACTTCGAGGACGACGTAGGTCGACTGGACGTTGCTCTCGAAGACGCGGTGGCCGGGGTCGTTCGTCGGCGTCGAGATGGTTCCGAGATGGACGACTGCGTCGGCGTCGACGTCGCTGAGCGCCGCGGTGAGGTCGCCCGGGTCGAGCGCGCTCACCCGGTAGTCGTGGTCCGCGAGCGACGACTCGCTGTGTCGCGAGAGGTTCGTGACGGTGTAGCCGCTCGCGCGGAGGTGGGCGACGACGGTCGGCCCGAGGTTCCCGGTCCCGCCCGTGACGGCGACGGATTCGAGGCTCATACCCCGTCATGGCGGCCCGCGGACAAAACCGCCGGGGGCGTGGTAGTCGGGTCGTCATGATTTTAGAGGGGGCCGCCGAAGGCCACTACATGGGATTTGACGAGATGGATGTCTCGACGATCTGGCAGAGTGGAGAGTACAAGGACTGGGAGGACGCGACGGTGCACGTCCTCACCCACGGTCTCCACTACGGGACGGGCGTCTTCGAGGGCGTTCGCGCCTACGACACCGACCGCGGCCCGGCCATCTTCCGCTGGGAGGAACACCTCGAACGGCTCTATCAGTCCGCGAAGCCCTACGACATGGAGATTCCGTACACGCGCGAGGAACTCACCGAGGCGACGCTGGAGGTCATCCGCCGCAACGACCTCGACGGCGGATACATCCGCCCCATCGCCTTCTACGGCTACGACTCGCTCGGCGTCAGCCCCAAGGACAACCCGACTGAGGTCGCCATCGCGGCGTGGCCGTGGGGGACCTACCTCGGCGAGGACGCGCTCGAAAACGGCGTCGACGTGATGGTCTCGTCGTGGCGCAAGCACGCCTCCAGCCAGATTCCGACGAACGCGAAGACGACCGGGCTCTACGTGAACTCCATGCTCGCGGGCGAGGAAGCCCGCCGCAACGGCTACGT contains these protein-coding regions:
- a CDS encoding NAD-dependent epimerase/dehydratase family protein, whose translation is MSLESVAVTGGTGNLGPTVVAHLRASGYTVTNLSRHSESSLADHDYRVSALDPGDLTAALSDVDADAVVHLGTISTPTNDPGHRVFESNVQSTYVVLEVAAALGIDRVVVASSMSAIGGSFEPDPARIDFLPVDESHRATPSNPYGLGKYVAEQTAAGFVRRADAPETVASLRFPWMPSEEEGRQTFAEADRSLSGLRDAGHFHTARNTLFSYLGREDAARLVRRALEADFAGHEVFWAAAADTSTTVESATLASEVYPDAETRESLSGHEALVSTEKAKRLLGWEPTWSWRDGRA
- a CDS encoding branched-chain amino acid transaminase encodes the protein MGFDEMDVSTIWQSGEYKDWEDATVHVLTHGLHYGTGVFEGVRAYDTDRGPAIFRWEEHLERLYQSAKPYDMEIPYTREELTEATLEVIRRNDLDGGYIRPIAFYGYDSLGVSPKDNPTEVAIAAWPWGTYLGEDALENGVDVMVSSWRKHASSQIPTNAKTTGLYVNSMLAGEEARRNGYVEAIVLNKEGNVAEGPGENIFMVRDGKIYTPGLSQSILDGITRDTVITLARERGYEVDDSATISRGELNTADELFFTGSAAEVTPIRKVDNVVIGEGTRGPVTEELQSAFFDLVERRTDDHEEWFTYVDEQ